GATTCACTCAACTGTGGCCAGTAAAAGGAGTTAACCGGACATGGCCAACGAACAAAAAGGGAGTTCAAGACCTCCATCCTCTCCCTTCCGACCGAGGTGCTATCCGAGGTGCTTGCACGTGTCTCATCTTCTTCATCCACTGATCTTTTCCGGGCAAAACTATGGTTCGTTCTGCTATTAATGATACAAACAAGAAGAGGCATATTCTTGTTTGACCTGTGCTTTTCGTTTGAGTTTAATGGATCATTTCTCTTATTTTGCAGCTGTAAGTTGTTTTACGAAGTTTCGGACGCAGACAACATTTACCACCGGGTGTCACTCGACAAGTTTGAAATCGTTCCGTGGCAAAAAAATGACAAAGTGTCGAGGTTCTTGAAGAAGTgtagaaaaagcaaaaatccaGAAGCCTTGTATCGAAAAGGAGTGGTAAGCATCGGGCCGATGTCCCGTTTGCTTGAATATTCTGCCTTTTTATTTGAAGTTGCTAATGAACAATTTAGTCATGTACAGTATAACTCCTGGTTAAAGTTACGACAAGTTGGGTTGCTTTGGAACGTAAGACGCAATAGTAATGGGAAAATTCGGTAATGTTTTAAATGGAATAGTAATGAACTAATATTCCATAAGCATACTTGAGTTACAAAATTTCTAGATTAAGCTCACATCATCtctttcatttgaatttcatcgTGATTTTGGTCTGCACACTTTACCCCAAAAGATATATACAATAGGTTACTGCAGCTTTAGGCCCCAGTAAATAATTCTTGTCCCACCGCCACTGTTCCGCCTgcactttttgactttttcgtTACTATTTCAATCAGTTTTACGCAAGACTGTAATATCAACTTTGCACTGCTTAGGTTGATTATTTTACGGACAAGCATGAGGACTCAGCATTGGAATGCCTGGAAGAAGCTGCCAATTCAGGCCATGCCGATGCTGCATATGCGTTGGGAATAATTTACATCTTTATTGGTGGGGACGAGTTAAAGCGCAAAGGTATGAGACTGCTGAGCAGGATGAAGAAATCCAGAATTCTGAAAGGCAAAGTGAAACTTTGTTGTGACAATTTACGAGTGCTGCTGAGGATGATATGGGTCAAGAATCCTGTGTTTCTAAACCCAACGCCCATTTGTTGTGCCATGACACATGAGAGGAAAACATCTTCATGGCCTATGGATGCCGATGACGTGGAGGAGAGTACATGTGAAGGCTGCGCTTGCGATGAAGAAATTGGAGTAATTTGTGCTGCCCTACCTTATCGTTAGTGTATAAGATTGAATGTTGAGAACTCCTTTTACTGCACAAATTTGTCACCATCGTGTACAAATTAATTATGTTTGGCAACTGAATTGACCGCTACTTCTTACTCTCTTAATATTACTGGTATGAAAAGCTAAATAGCTTATCTTGGCCCTTGTATGTTCTGTATTTGATCGAATCATTCATGAAGTTAGTATGACGATTTTCTAAAAATCTGGTGCGTTAACAaaagggtactctgttcttataatggaggaaagccataaagagctggtctatTAAGAGAAAGTGATACTATACAGAATGTGACCATGATTtgatttatgaaattatccaaagaaaatttagaataattttgtcaatttaactaattaattattatatatattcatataatgCATTATATAATTATGCTAATATATTATATGGTACGAAGTATagtatatatttattataatgTTTAGTATATATTAGTATACGTATAAGTAATAGGAatcattataattatataatatattattactatatacacatatatattataattatatgcacatataatatacatttataaatatatataaatagtaatatgtaaatatattttataaaaaattttaaaatatattttttaaaaaatattttaaatatataatGTACTTTATAGtcatataatatattagtataattatacaatgcattaaataaatatatataataattatttaattaaataaacaaattcattctaaattttcgttggataatttcataaatccAAATCGTGGTCACTTTCTGTACAGTACCACTTTCTCGTAAAAGATCAGctttttatggcttttctccattataagaacagagtaccatttttttcataaataaatttttttatcgggtaaaataaaaataaaatcgaTTTACGTTAattgaccagctctttatggctttcctccattataagaacagagtatcCTTTTTTCcataattaaatttatttatcgaataaaataaaaataaactcaatttacaataaaagaccagctctttatggctttcctttattataagaaaagagtacccattttttcgtaaacaaatttatttatcggattaaatgaaaataaacaagTTCTTGAATAAAACGCCAGCTCTTTTTGGCTATCGTccataaattatccattttctgatttttccataagctaattcaggggaggtttctaaaagtATCCCTTataatatatgtgtatataatattaataaattatataaatacataattacATTTGTTATTATAAATAGATTGTAATATAACCCTTTGTAATTTGGCTTCCGCATAACCCACTTCGGAATACACGCTCGAATACCGAATCGggttgattttcatttgacTAAATCAGGTTTGCCTCCCCTTCACGCCTGTCCCCACCTGATCAATTATCCCACAAAAGCTTGTTTTTCTTGAACTTCTCATCGTTTCTCCTGTTAAGCCCATCAAAAGCTCCGTTGTTGTGTAAACACATTGAAAAGTTTCGGTTTAAACTTTCCCCCCCTTCTGAAATTTGGAGCAGTTCGAAGAGTTTTAGGCGGCAAGGTCCAAAAAAATCGGATTTATCGCATTCGCTTCCTCTATTGCTCAAAGTACTCAACAATTGAATCACATCCCGAAGCAAGCATAGGCAGTAAAATAGAGGCCTGTATGAGTCTTCCAGTGTATGCAGGTATGTGGGTCGACGTAGAAGTTCTCGCTGGTGAGTGTATCGATATCACGGAATATCTTAATgcccaaaatttgttaaatttgcTGGCAAATAATGACAAGTGCTATGATGCAATGGTTAGGGAATTCTATGCTAACTGTAGGGCAAATAAGCAGAAGTCTGTTCTGCGTTCAGTGGTTAGGAATGTACACATGGAATTATCTGCTGAGGTTTTGTGTTCAGAGTTTGGATTGGTTGACAGTGGATACACTGTTGACTATAAACGGATTAGCGCAAAGAATGTAGATAAGGTTGCTGTGAAGGGTTACAATGAcctagaatttcttggagagatTAGGCTAAATGGTGACAGAGTTATGAACATGGGcaaaaaaaataagttttatGCGCCGTATATGAAAGTGTTGCCACGGCTGTTACATCTGATAATAACTCATAATATTGTACCTAAAGCCGGAAGTATCACTTTCGTTAGTGCATTAGAAAGAGTTATATTGTGGCATATGTTACACAAACAACCCGTCAACATAGGCAATTTGATCATTGCAACAATGCTCAACAGGATTAGGAAGATTAAGAGCAGGGAGAATAAGAGAACACATCTCCCTTTTAGTATGTTGTTGACCAGGCTCTTTAGGCGCTTTAATGTGCCATTCTTGGCTGACCATGTTGACAAAGGATTTTACGCCCAAAAAATAGGAGTATCGTACTTCAAAAAATTGGCATTCAAAGTTGAAGATGGTGGTTGGATGTGGAAGAAATCCTATACCTCTGATGCTGTCATTGGTCAGACTGGGGACACGAATAGAAAAgttgaagaaataaaagaaatggaTAAGAGGGAAAAGTGTGCTGGGGTCGAGGTGCGGCCGGTTGTGAGGGAAAAGGCACACCTTGAAGATGTTGTCATACTATCTGAACAAACCAGAAAAGGGGCAACTGTATGTAACAATGTTATTTTActcctttttgtttcttcttctcgATGGCAACACAAGAGCATAACCCAATATTTGTATGACTAGG
Above is a genomic segment from Coffea eugenioides isolate CCC68of chromosome 5, Ceug_1.0, whole genome shotgun sequence containing:
- the LOC113771172 gene encoding putative F-box protein At1g67623 — translated: MANEQKGSSRPPSSPFRPRCYPSCKLFYEVSDADNIYHRVSLDKFEIVPWQKNDKVSRFLKKCRKSKNPEALYRKGVVDYFTDKHEDSALECLEEAANSGHADAAYALGIIYIFIGGDELKRKGMRLLSRMKKSRILKGKVKLCCDNLRVLLRMIWVKNPVFLNPTPICCAMTHERKTSSWPMDADDVEESTCEGCACDEEIGVICAALPYR